Genomic window (Ruminococcus flavefaciens AE3010):
TCGAACTTGATACCGTACATCTTGGCATAAGCCTCTGCGGTAGAGTCCTTATAGCCGTGGATGACAGTATCGGCTAAGACCTCCCCCGAGTCTGCTTTAAGCTCCTGTGCAGGTGTTCTTGTGATGCTGTTTGCACGGCCTGCTGTATTAAGTCCCTTTATTTTTGACTCATTGACCTCGATATGCTTTGCGGGGATAGTCTGATCGCCTGCGCATATCTCGCACTCTGGGTCATAGATGTATATATCCTTCATGTGATCTGCATTCTTGAAAGCGTCATAGTCAAGAACATGTGAGTAAACATAAGCGCTCTTGATATTGTTGCGTGGACTTACCAGTCCCCAGCCCATCTTTGTAACGCTCTTGGGGATAGATATTGCACCGCCTGCGGATATATTCGCAATACCCACAGTACCCTCCTTGGGAACTACCCTCGTCAGTGAGACCTCATTCGGGTCTGTGCCGACGCACCAGCCGTCTAAATATCCCAGACCGCCGTCATACTTCACAGTGGGAACACTATCGAAAGCGTTCTCACCGATATGATCTACACTTTCGGGTATCTTTATATCTGCAAGCTTACCGCAGCTCATGAAAGCATGGTCTCCGATAACATCGAGCTTTTCCGAGAGCTTTATGCTGCTGAGCTTGTAACAGCCGACAAAAGCACATCTGCCGATAGTTTCAACGCTGTCGGGGAGCTCTATGCTCTCAACGTTGTCAAGGCTGTAGAATGCAAAGTTGTCTATGGTCTTTACGCCGTCGGGAACGACTATCTTCTTGCCTGCGTATCTGGACGGCACCTTTATGAGCTTGGTCATGTCCTTGCTGTAGATGATGCCGTCAACGGAGGTGAGATAAGGGTTATCCTTGTCAACATCGTAATATGCGATATCGTCCTCGGCAGCGTCCACCTGCTGTCTGTAGCTCTCGGCAGTCTTCGGGATATGAACTGTATCCGACTTGCCCATAAATACCGATACCGTTTTTACGGGAGCGCCTTCGATAGTTTCAGCTATTGTGACTTCCTTCGCGCTGCTGCCATTAACACAGGCATAGGCGTCATTTTCGCTGTATTTCCAGTAAACTATTCCATTTTCTTTGTCTCTTATGATCTCGGGACCCACAACAGTGGAAGCAGGCTCGAAGGTATCGAATACTCTTCTGTATTTTAGTGCGTACTCCTCTGCGGTAGAACCCTCAAAGCCGCGGATAACCACATCATACTTAGCCTTGGCGCCTATCTTTATAGGAGCAGAGTATACCCTGCCCTCAACAGGCTGAGCTTTTGCGATGTCTTCAGCACTTGTTTCATAGCTTATTTTTTCATCAAGCTCAACGAGCTCCGTATTTATTGCCTTTTGTATCGAACTTGAAGCACTTCCTGATGAAGATACAGTTACTGTTTTGTGGGAAAGAATGTATTCTGTTGGCTTTTCTTCATCTTCTTCGTCGGGAGTATAATCCTTGTCAAGCTCAACATAATAAGGCATCAAAGCGTTCTTTGAATCTGCTATCTTGCAATTGGGATCATGTATATCATATTCCCTGATAGCTGTGCCGATAAAGCTTCTTTCTGGGATAGTATCGTTATAGAAGTCAACACGCTCTATCTGAGTATAACGTCCTAATCCGACAAATATTCCGTCAGCTAAATGCTTCATGGAAGCAGGTATACTGATAGTTTTCAGCTTGTTTCTGTTGCTGAACATTCCGCAGACTGTGCCGATAGTGCCCTCTTTGATCGTTCCGTCCACTACATCCTTTTCTGTGCCTACAGCCCAGTTGTCAACATACTTTATTCCGTTCTCGATCTTGACGCAGGCGGTATCCTTGAATACCTCCTCGTACATTTCCTCTAAGCTGTCAGGCAAATCGACGCTTTCAAGAGATGAACAGCCTGCAAAGGCATAGTAGGCGATAGCCTTGAGCTTCTGTGAGAAATTGACCTCAGTAAGACCACTGCAGCCCCAGAAAGCAGACGGGTAAATCTTTTCAACATTTGCGCCCATAGTTACCTTTTTAAGGTCGCGGCAGCAGGCAAGTGCGCCGCGGTCTATGCTGACAGTCTCGTCAGGGATTATCAGCTCGGTCTTGCCGCCTGCGTTAGGGCAGGCAACGAGCTCTTTCATGTCCTTTGTGTATATAACTCCGTCAACTGATGTGAAGAACTCGTTATCCTCGGGGACAGTTATCTCCTCAATGCCCTCTTCTGCAATGAATATCCAGTCAAAAACCGCGATATTCTTGGAAAGATTGATCTTTTTCAGGTTCTTGCAGTTCTGGAAAGGAGCGTCTGTCACCCCCACAACAGGCTTATCCTTATAGGTTTCGGGAACTGTGAATTCCTCCATGTCTGTATCGCTTACCTTTGTCAGCAGAGCGAAATCGTTATACACGGTATAGGTCATACCGTCAGCCTCGGCTGATGTATGCGAGCCGTCAAGGTCATAGCCGTTGACGATGTTGTGCTCGGGCTCGGCAGTCTCTTCAATATCGGCGCCTAAGACGATATTATTATCAGCAGCAACAGCAGGCATAGCTGCACAGAACGAGCCGCAGATAACGGACAGAGCTGCAAGTGCTGAGATGATCTTTTTCATAATTATAACCTCCTATATCTTTTATGCCATATGGCGGCAAAATCATACTATATATTATAACATATAGTGCTATTTATGTCAATAATATCTACGGTTTTTCGGAAAGAGGCTTACTCTCACTTGACATTTTGCCAAATTATGATATAATTAAATTGATTAGTAATTCGGGGCAAAACGCCTCATGTTTAGGATAATGGATTAAGGGATGGATAAATTATTAGATACTATCATGGAAAAGCTGCTCAGGGACGGCTTTGTCAGTGAAGATGAGGCAGAGCTCGTCCGCTTCGGGCTGGAGCTGAACATAATGAAGCTCCTTATATCTGCTGCCATGCTGGCAGCTGCTGTCGTATTCAAAAGTGCCCCTGCGGCACTCATCTTCATGGCAGCATATCCGCCCCTGCGCTCATGCTGCGGCGGATACCACGCCGGA
Coding sequences:
- a CDS encoding leucine-rich repeat protein, translating into MKKIISALAALSVICGSFCAAMPAVAADNNIVLGADIEETAEPEHNIVNGYDLDGSHTSAEADGMTYTVYNDFALLTKVSDTDMEEFTVPETYKDKPVVGVTDAPFQNCKNLKKINLSKNIAVFDWIFIAEEGIEEITVPEDNEFFTSVDGVIYTKDMKELVACPNAGGKTELIIPDETVSIDRGALACCRDLKKVTMGANVEKIYPSAFWGCSGLTEVNFSQKLKAIAYYAFAGCSSLESVDLPDSLEEMYEEVFKDTACVKIENGIKYVDNWAVGTEKDVVDGTIKEGTIGTVCGMFSNRNKLKTISIPASMKHLADGIFVGLGRYTQIERVDFYNDTIPERSFIGTAIREYDIHDPNCKIADSKNALMPYYVELDKDYTPDEEDEEKPTEYILSHKTVTVSSSGSASSSIQKAINTELVELDEKISYETSAEDIAKAQPVEGRVYSAPIKIGAKAKYDVVIRGFEGSTAEEYALKYRRVFDTFEPASTVVGPEIIRDKENGIVYWKYSENDAYACVNGSSAKEVTIAETIEGAPVKTVSVFMGKSDTVHIPKTAESYRQQVDAAEDDIAYYDVDKDNPYLTSVDGIIYSKDMTKLIKVPSRYAGKKIVVPDGVKTIDNFAFYSLDNVESIELPDSVETIGRCAFVGCYKLSSIKLSEKLDVIGDHAFMSCGKLADIKIPESVDHIGENAFDSVPTVKYDGGLGYLDGWCVGTDPNEVSLTRVVPKEGTVGIANISAGGAISIPKSVTKMGWGLVSPRNNIKSAYVYSHVLDYDAFKNADHMKDIYIYDPECEICAGDQTIPAKHIEVNESKIKGLNTAGRANSITRTPAQELKADSGEVLADTVIHGYKDSTAEAYAKMYGIKFEELDSTAVFKGGDLNGDGALNVADLVMVSRYIHGLVTLDEKQTKSADLNGDGNVDIFDMVEFRKKILESMRDN